In the genome of Leeuwenhoekiella sp. MAR_2009_132, one region contains:
- a CDS encoding MarR family transcriptional regulator produces the protein MTPRVKALLDQISSGKLQTDMARVLHHIKNKPYTTLTELERKLNMKHQTASARVSDLLDLGLIEEQGTKKSHHSFQTYFKFQPSISKQEYNARKRKKTKYQHWLKKGLSQFEEFINPSLKHELSQTK, from the coding sequence ATGACACCACGTGTAAAAGCATTACTAGATCAAATTTCCTCCGGGAAACTACAGACGGATATGGCTAGAGTACTCCACCACATTAAAAATAAGCCATATACAACACTTACTGAATTAGAGCGCAAACTCAATATGAAGCATCAAACCGCTTCTGCTAGAGTAAGTGATTTACTTGATCTAGGATTGATTGAAGAGCAGGGAACTAAGAAATCACACCACAGTTTCCAGACTTATTTCAAGTTTCAACCTAGCATCAGTAAGCAAGAGTACAACGCTAGAAAGCGTAAAAAGACCAAATATCAACACTGGCTCAAAAAAGGGTTAAGCCAGTTTGAAGAGTTTATCAACCCATCACTAAAACACGAATTATCACAAACTAAGTAA
- a CDS encoding DUF3127 domain-containing protein has product MENTIVGQVKQIGPVETFGANGFRKRELILQTVEEYPQFIKVEFVQGNVELLDNLEAGQNIKVNYNLRGREHTNDAGEYNVFNSIVGWKIEQV; this is encoded by the coding sequence ATGGAAAACACAATTGTAGGACAGGTAAAACAAATTGGACCTGTAGAAACTTTCGGAGCAAATGGATTCCGAAAAAGAGAGTTAATTCTTCAAACAGTAGAAGAATATCCTCAATTCATTAAAGTAGAATTTGTACAAGGCAATGTTGAATTACTTGATAACCTCGAAGCAGGTCAAAACATCAAAGTAAACTACAACCTAAGAGGGCGAGAGCACACTAATGATGCAGGAGAATACAATGTATTTAACTCAATTGTTGGTTGGAAAATCGAACAGGTATAA